The following are encoded together in the Sparus aurata chromosome 1, fSpaAur1.1, whole genome shotgun sequence genome:
- the LOC115572937 gene encoding NACHT, LRR and PYD domains-containing protein 12-like isoform X3, with translation MANEMLLKILDELGEEELERFKFFLKCERTKDSSTIPKRKLENTRTWDIVDLMIQAFPLPEAVEVTKRVLTKIPRNDLVKTLSDSSSGPKVDVSDVEETSESREASFSQTEDVMVPVPEPQPISYYQQRLQVHFQDKFMCAQEAWMKKKDEQHLADIYTELYITTGSDANTKKQHEVIQMEVKPTETEKPIKPSDMFKPPSDRYKPIRTVLTSGIAGIGKTFVVHKFVLDWTNKELNQDVHLIFPFTFRQLNSWKGKKLRLTELIHNCIRETKDIKEEALNHIFMTLQSSGNTNYDKSKFKLVFVLDGLDESRLQLNCSTDEIQDTDFDVTQSTSVDVLLSNLIKRNLLPSARLWITTRPAAANQIHSDFVDVVTEVRGFTDPQKEEYFRKRFRDEEQASRIISHIKTSRSLHIMCHIPVFCWITATVLEDVLKTREGGELPKTLTQMYAEFLVFQIRQTKKKYGPEKFDQHMCMQYIESLAKLAFHQLEKGNLIFYETDLKESGIDVNGTSVFSGVFTEIFKEEHGRKNDEVKMFSFVHLSVQEFLAALYVEMSLINKNKNVMSELPQPLVERIRMFFSQTSVTNVHRFAIDKALQSPNGHLDLFLRFLLGLSLQTSQTLPQGLLEKKRSSETNQETVEYIKKKISENLSPEKSINLFHCLNELNDGSLVEEIQQYLRSESLSTDKLSPAQWSALVFILLSSEEDLDVFDLKKYSASEEVLLRLLPVVKASNKALLSGCNLSERSCEALSSVLSSQSSSLRELDLRDNDLQDSGMKPLSLGLESPHCKLENLRLMGCNLSERSCEALSSVLSSQSSSLRELDLSSNDLQDSGVKLLCVELESRHCKLETLRLSGCLITEEGCTSLASALSSNPSHLRELDLSYNHPGDSGVKLLEEGPHWKLDTLRVEHGGEQRLKPGLRKYVCELTVDTNTVSRKIKLFDNNRKVTVVEEEQSYPDHPERFDSYCPQLLCRDGLTGRCYWEVEWRGMVHISVSYRGIRRRGNRDDCMFGQNNQSWSLFCSDLDGYSVWHNNRKTDIPSSSSSASSSPSYSSFVSFFSSDSNRVAVYVDCPAGTLSFYRVSDSLIHLHTFNTTFTQPLYPGFGFWFWQNSSVSLCSL, from the exons ATGGCAAATGAGATGCTGCTAAAGATTCTGGATGAACTCGGAGAAGAGGAATTGGAGCGTTTTAAGTTTTTCCTCAAATGTGAACGCACGAAAGACTCCTCAACCATCCCAAAGAGGAAGCTGGAGAACACAAGAACATGGGACATAGTTGATCTAATGATCCAGGCGTTCCCACTTCCTGAAGCTGTGGAGGTGACCAAGAGAGTTTTAACAAAGATACCCCGGAACGATCTGGTGAAGACTTTGTCAGACAGCAGCTCAGGACCAAAAG TGGATGTCAGTGATGTTGAAGAAACTTCTGAGAGCAGAGAAGCTTCCTTTTCTCAGACTGAAG ATGTGATGGTTCCAGTACCAGAGCCACAACCCATCTCATATTACCAACAAAGGCTTCAAGTGCACTTTCAGGACAAGTTTATGTGTGCACAAGAAGCTTGGATGAAGAAGAAAGATGAGCAGCATCTGGCTGATATCTACACAGAGCTGTACATCACAACTGGGAGTGATGCAAACACCAAGAAACAGCATGAGGTCATTCAGATGGAGGTGAAgccaacagaaacagagaagcCAATTAAACCAAGTGACATGTTCAAACCCCCCTCTGACAGATATAAACCCATAAGAACAGTACTGACCAGCGGAATCGCAGGAATTGGAAAAACGTTTGTTGTGCACAAGTTTGTGTTGGACTGGACTAACAAAGAACTCAATCAAGATGTGCATCTCATATTCCCCTTCACCTTCCGCCAGCTGAATTCATGGAAGGGGAAAAAGTTACGTTTGACAGAGCTCATTCATAACTGTATTAGGGAGACGAAAGACATCAAGGAAGAGGCTCTTAATCACATCTTTATGACTCTGCAGTCATCAGGAAACACCAACTACGACAAAAGTAAATTCaaactggtgtttgttttggatgGACTGGATGAAAGCCGCCTTCAACTGAACTGCTCGACTGATGAAATCCAGGACACAGACTTCGATGTTACacagtccacctcagtggatgtgctgctgtcAAACCTCATCAAGAGAAatctgcttccctctgctcgcctctggataaccacacgaccagcagcagccaatcagattcaTTCTGATTTTGTTGAcgtggtgacagaggtcagagggttcactgacccacagaaggaggagtacttcaggaagagattcagagatgaggagcaggccagcagaatcatctcccacatcaagacatcacgaagcctccacatcatgtgccacatcccagtcttctgctggatcactgctacagttctggaggatgtgttgaagaccagagagggaggagagctgcccaagaccctgactcaGATGTATGCAGAGTTCCTGGTGTTTCAGATTcgtcagacaaaaaaaaaatatggccCAGAAAAGTTTGACCAACACATGTGCATGCAGTACATTGAGTCATTAGCAAAACTGGCTTTCCACCAGCTGGAAAAGggcaacctgatcttctatgaaacAGATCTAAAAGAGAGTGGCATTGATGTCAATGGAACCTCAGTGTTCTCAGGAGTGTTCACggagatctttaaagaggaacaTGGGAGGAAGAATGATGAAGTCAAGATGTTCAGCTTCGTCCATCTCagtgttcaggagtttttgGCAGCTTTGTATGTAGAGATGTCactcattaacaaaaacaagaatgtgATGTCAGAACTACCTCAACCCTTAGTCGAACGGATAAGAATGTTTTTCAGCCAAACGTCTGTGACAAATGTCCACAGGTTTGCTATTgacaaggccttacagagtccaaatggacacctggacttatTCCTCCGCTTCCTtctgggtctttcactgcagaccagtCAGACTCTCCCTCAAGGCCTCCTGGAAAAGAAGAGAAGCTCAGAgaccaatcaggaaacagttgagtacatcaagaagaagatcagtgagaatctgtctccagagaaaagcatcaatctgttccactgtctgaatgaactgaatgatggttctctagtggaggagatccaacagtacctgagatcagaaagtctctccacagataaactgtctcctgctcagtggtcagctctggtcttcatcttactgtcatcagaagaagatctggatgtgtttgacctgaagaaatactctgcttcagaggaggttcttttgaggctgctgccagtggtcaaagcctccaacaaagctct GCTGAGTGGCTGTAATCtttcagagagaagctgtgaagctctgtcctcagttctcagctcccagtcctctagtcttagagagctggacctgagagacaatgacctgcaggattcaggaatGAAGCCGCTGTCTCTTGGATTGGAGAGTCCTCACTGTAAACTGGAAAATCTCAG GCTGATgggctgtaacctctcagagagaagctgtgaagctctgtcctcagttctcagctcccagtcctctagtctgagagaactggacctgagtagcaatgacctgcaggattcaggagtgaagttGCTGTGTGTTGAACTGGAAAGTCGACATTGTAAACTGGagactctcag gctgtcaggctgtctgatcacagaagAAGGCTGTAcatctctggcctcagctctgagttCTAACCCCTCCCATCtaagagagctggacctgagctacaatcatccaggagactcaggagtgaagctgctggaggagggtCCACACTGGAAATTAGACACTCTCAG GGTGGAACATGGTGGAGAGCAGAGGCTGAAACCTggtctgaggaagt atgtctgtgaactcacagtggacacaaacacagtaagcAGGAAGATCAAACTgtttgacaacaacaggaaggtgACAGTAGTGGAAGAGGagcagtcatatcctgatcatccagagaggtttgactcTTACTgccctcagctgctgtgtagagatggtctgactggtcgctgttactgggaggtggagtggagaggaatGGTTcatatatcagtgagttacagaggaatcaggaggagaggaaacagagatgACTGTATGTTTGGACAGAAtaatcagtcctggagtctctTCTGCTCCGATTTAGATGGttactctgtctggcacaataacagaaaaacagacattccttcctcctcttcctccgcctCCTCTTCTCCATCGTACTCGTCCTtcgtctccttcttctcctcggACTCTaacagagtagcagtgtatgtggactgtcctgctggcactctgtccttctacagagtctctgactcactgatccacctccacaccttcaacaccacattcactcaacctctttatcctgggtTTGGGTTCTGGTTCTGGCAGAATTCCTCAGTGTCCCTGTGTTCTCTGTAG
- the LOC115572937 gene encoding NACHT, LRR and PYD domains-containing protein 12-like isoform X2: protein MANEMLLKILDELGEEELERFKFFLKCERTKDSSTIPKRKLENTRTWDIVDLMIQAFPLPEAVEVTKRVLTKIPRNDLVKTLSDSSSGPKVDVSDVEETSESREASFSQTEDVMVPVPEPQPISYYQQRLQVHFQDKFMCAQEAWMKKKDEQHLADIYTELYITTGSDANTKKQHEVIQMEVKPTETEKPIKPSDMFKPPSDRYKPIRTVLTSGIAGIGKTFVVHKFVLDWTNKELNQDVHLIFPFTFRQLNSWKGKKLRLTELIHNCIRETKDIKEEALNHIFMTLQSSGNTNYDKSKFKLVFVLDGLDESRLQLNCSTDEIQDTDFDVTQSTSVDVLLSNLIKRNLLPSARLWITTRPAAANQIHSDFVDVVTEVRGFTDPQKEEYFRKRFRDEEQASRIISHIKTSRSLHIMCHIPVFCWITATVLEDVLKTREGGELPKTLTQMYAEFLVFQIRQTKKKYGPEKFDQHMCMQYIESLAKLAFHQLEKGNLIFYETDLKESGIDVNGTSVFSGVFTEIFKEEHGRKNDEVKMFSFVHLSVQEFLAALYVEMSLINKNKNVMSELPQPLVERIRMFFSQTSVTNVHRFAIDKALQSPNGHLDLFLRFLLGLSLQTSQTLPQGLLEKKRSSETNQETVEYIKKKISENLSPEKSINLFHCLNELNDGSLVEEIQQYLRSESLSTDKLSPAQWSALVFILLSSEEDLDVFDLKKYSASEEVLLRLLPVVKASNKALLSGCNLSERSCEALSSVLSSQSSNLRELDLNNNDLKDSGVKLLAASLERPHCALETLRLSGCNLSERSCEALSSVLSSKFSSLRELDLSDNDLRDSGVKLLSVGMKSPHCKLKTLRLSGCLITEEGCTSLTSALRSNPSHLRKLDLSYNHPGDSGVKQLSAELEDPHWKLDTLRVEHGGEQRLKPGLRKYVCELTVDTNTVSRKIKLFDNNRKVTVVEEEQSYPDHPERFDSYCPQLLCRDGLTGRCYWEVEWRGMVHISVSYRGIRRRGNRDDCMFGQNNQSWSLFCSDLDGYSVWHNNRKTDIPSSSSSASSSPSYSSFVSFFSSDSNRVAVYVDCPAGTLSFYRVSDSLIHLHTFNTTFTQPLYPGFGFWFWQNSSVSLCSL, encoded by the exons ATGGCAAATGAGATGCTGCTAAAGATTCTGGATGAACTCGGAGAAGAGGAATTGGAGCGTTTTAAGTTTTTCCTCAAATGTGAACGCACGAAAGACTCCTCAACCATCCCAAAGAGGAAGCTGGAGAACACAAGAACATGGGACATAGTTGATCTAATGATCCAGGCGTTCCCACTTCCTGAAGCTGTGGAGGTGACCAAGAGAGTTTTAACAAAGATACCCCGGAACGATCTGGTGAAGACTTTGTCAGACAGCAGCTCAGGACCAAAAG TGGATGTCAGTGATGTTGAAGAAACTTCTGAGAGCAGAGAAGCTTCCTTTTCTCAGACTGAAG ATGTGATGGTTCCAGTACCAGAGCCACAACCCATCTCATATTACCAACAAAGGCTTCAAGTGCACTTTCAGGACAAGTTTATGTGTGCACAAGAAGCTTGGATGAAGAAGAAAGATGAGCAGCATCTGGCTGATATCTACACAGAGCTGTACATCACAACTGGGAGTGATGCAAACACCAAGAAACAGCATGAGGTCATTCAGATGGAGGTGAAgccaacagaaacagagaagcCAATTAAACCAAGTGACATGTTCAAACCCCCCTCTGACAGATATAAACCCATAAGAACAGTACTGACCAGCGGAATCGCAGGAATTGGAAAAACGTTTGTTGTGCACAAGTTTGTGTTGGACTGGACTAACAAAGAACTCAATCAAGATGTGCATCTCATATTCCCCTTCACCTTCCGCCAGCTGAATTCATGGAAGGGGAAAAAGTTACGTTTGACAGAGCTCATTCATAACTGTATTAGGGAGACGAAAGACATCAAGGAAGAGGCTCTTAATCACATCTTTATGACTCTGCAGTCATCAGGAAACACCAACTACGACAAAAGTAAATTCaaactggtgtttgttttggatgGACTGGATGAAAGCCGCCTTCAACTGAACTGCTCGACTGATGAAATCCAGGACACAGACTTCGATGTTACacagtccacctcagtggatgtgctgctgtcAAACCTCATCAAGAGAAatctgcttccctctgctcgcctctggataaccacacgaccagcagcagccaatcagattcaTTCTGATTTTGTTGAcgtggtgacagaggtcagagggttcactgacccacagaaggaggagtacttcaggaagagattcagagatgaggagcaggccagcagaatcatctcccacatcaagacatcacgaagcctccacatcatgtgccacatcccagtcttctgctggatcactgctacagttctggaggatgtgttgaagaccagagagggaggagagctgcccaagaccctgactcaGATGTATGCAGAGTTCCTGGTGTTTCAGATTcgtcagacaaaaaaaaaatatggccCAGAAAAGTTTGACCAACACATGTGCATGCAGTACATTGAGTCATTAGCAAAACTGGCTTTCCACCAGCTGGAAAAGggcaacctgatcttctatgaaacAGATCTAAAAGAGAGTGGCATTGATGTCAATGGAACCTCAGTGTTCTCAGGAGTGTTCACggagatctttaaagaggaacaTGGGAGGAAGAATGATGAAGTCAAGATGTTCAGCTTCGTCCATCTCagtgttcaggagtttttgGCAGCTTTGTATGTAGAGATGTCactcattaacaaaaacaagaatgtgATGTCAGAACTACCTCAACCCTTAGTCGAACGGATAAGAATGTTTTTCAGCCAAACGTCTGTGACAAATGTCCACAGGTTTGCTATTgacaaggccttacagagtccaaatggacacctggacttatTCCTCCGCTTCCTtctgggtctttcactgcagaccagtCAGACTCTCCCTCAAGGCCTCCTGGAAAAGAAGAGAAGCTCAGAgaccaatcaggaaacagttgagtacatcaagaagaagatcagtgagaatctgtctccagagaaaagcatcaatctgttccactgtctgaatgaactgaatgatggttctctagtggaggagatccaacagtacctgagatcagaaagtctctccacagataaactgtctcctgctcagtggtcagctctggtcttcatcttactgtcatcagaagaagatctggatgtgtttgacctgaagaaatactctgcttcagaggaggttcttttgaggctgctgccagtggtcaaagcctccaacaaagctct GCTGAGTGGCTGtaatctgtcagagagaagctgtgaagctctgtcctcagttctcagctcccagtcctctaatctgagagagctggacctgaatAACAATGACCTGAAGGATTCAGGGGTGAAGCTGCTCGCTGCCTCACTGGAGAGACCACACTGTGCACTGGAGACTCTCAG GCTGAGTGGCTGcaatctgtcagagagaagctgtgaagctctgtcctcagttctcagctccaagttctctagtctgagagagctggacctgagtgatAACGACCTGcgggattcaggagtgaagctgctgtctgttggaatgaagagtccacactgtaaactgaagacgctcag GCTGTCGGGCTGTCTGATTACAGAGGAAGGTTGTACTTCTTTGACTTCAGCTCTGAgatccaacccctcccatctgagaaagctggacctgagctacaatcatccaggagactcaggagtgaagcagctgtcggCCGAGCTGGAGGATCCACACTGGAAACTAGACACTCTCAG GGTGGAACATGGTGGAGAGCAGAGGCTGAAACCTggtctgaggaagt atgtctgtgaactcacagtggacacaaacacagtaagcAGGAAGATCAAACTgtttgacaacaacaggaaggtgACAGTAGTGGAAGAGGagcagtcatatcctgatcatccagagaggtttgactcTTACTgccctcagctgctgtgtagagatggtctgactggtcgctgttactgggaggtggagtggagaggaatGGTTcatatatcagtgagttacagaggaatcaggaggagaggaaacagagatgACTGTATGTTTGGACAGAAtaatcagtcctggagtctctTCTGCTCCGATTTAGATGGttactctgtctggcacaataacagaaaaacagacattccttcctcctcttcctccgcctCCTCTTCTCCATCGTACTCGTCCTtcgtctccttcttctcctcggACTCTaacagagtagcagtgtatgtggactgtcctgctggcactctgtccttctacagagtctctgactcactgatccacctccacaccttcaacaccacattcactcaacctctttatcctgggtTTGGGTTCTGGTTCTGGCAGAATTCCTCAGTGTCCCTGTGTTCTCTGTAG
- the LOC115572937 gene encoding NACHT, LRR and PYD domains-containing protein 3-like isoform X1, with protein MANEMLLKILDELGEEELERFKFFLKCERTKDSSTIPKRKLENTRTWDIVDLMIQAFPLPEAVEVTKRVLTKIPRNDLVKTLSDSSSGPKVDVSDVEETSESREASFSQTEDVMVPVPEPQPISYYQQRLQVHFQDKFMCAQEAWMKKKDEQHLADIYTELYITTGSDANTKKQHEVIQMEVKPTETEKPIKPSDMFKPPSDRYKPIRTVLTSGIAGIGKTFVVHKFVLDWTNKELNQDVHLIFPFTFRQLNSWKGKKLRLTELIHNCIRETKDIKEEALNHIFMTLQSSGNTNYDKSKFKLVFVLDGLDESRLQLNCSTDEIQDTDFDVTQSTSVDVLLSNLIKRNLLPSARLWITTRPAAANQIHSDFVDVVTEVRGFTDPQKEEYFRKRFRDEEQASRIISHIKTSRSLHIMCHIPVFCWITATVLEDVLKTREGGELPKTLTQMYAEFLVFQIRQTKKKYGPEKFDQHMCMQYIESLAKLAFHQLEKGNLIFYETDLKESGIDVNGTSVFSGVFTEIFKEEHGRKNDEVKMFSFVHLSVQEFLAALYVEMSLINKNKNVMSELPQPLVERIRMFFSQTSVTNVHRFAIDKALQSPNGHLDLFLRFLLGLSLQTSQTLPQGLLEKKRSSETNQETVEYIKKKISENLSPEKSINLFHCLNELNDGSLVEEIQQYLRSESLSTDKLSPAQWSALVFILLSSEEDLDVFDLKKYSASEEVLLRLLPVVKASNKALLSGCNLSERSCEALSSVLSSQSSNLRELDLNNNDLKDSGVKLLAASLERPHCALETLRLSGCNLSERSCEALSSVLSSKFSSLRELDLSDNDLRDSGVKLLSVGMKSPHCKLKTLRLSGCLITEEGCTSLTSALRSNPSHLRKLDLSYNHPGDSGVKQLSAELEDPHWKLDTLRLSGCNLSERSCEALSSVLSSQSSSLRELDLRDNDLQDSGMKPLSLGLESPHCKLENLRLMGCNLSERSCEALSSVLSSQSSSLRELDLSSNDLQDSGVKLLCVELESRHCKLETLRLSGCLITEEGCTSLASALSSNPSHLRELDLSYNHPGDSGVKLLEEGPHWKLDTLRVEHGGEQRLKPGLRKYVCELTVDTNTVSRKIKLFDNNRKVTVVEEEQSYPDHPERFDSYCPQLLCRDGLTGRCYWEVEWRGMVHISVSYRGIRRRGNRDDCMFGQNNQSWSLFCSDLDGYSVWHNNRKTDIPSSSSSASSSPSYSSFVSFFSSDSNRVAVYVDCPAGTLSFYRVSDSLIHLHTFNTTFTQPLYPGFGFWFWQNSSVSLCSL; from the exons ATGGCAAATGAGATGCTGCTAAAGATTCTGGATGAACTCGGAGAAGAGGAATTGGAGCGTTTTAAGTTTTTCCTCAAATGTGAACGCACGAAAGACTCCTCAACCATCCCAAAGAGGAAGCTGGAGAACACAAGAACATGGGACATAGTTGATCTAATGATCCAGGCGTTCCCACTTCCTGAAGCTGTGGAGGTGACCAAGAGAGTTTTAACAAAGATACCCCGGAACGATCTGGTGAAGACTTTGTCAGACAGCAGCTCAGGACCAAAAG TGGATGTCAGTGATGTTGAAGAAACTTCTGAGAGCAGAGAAGCTTCCTTTTCTCAGACTGAAG ATGTGATGGTTCCAGTACCAGAGCCACAACCCATCTCATATTACCAACAAAGGCTTCAAGTGCACTTTCAGGACAAGTTTATGTGTGCACAAGAAGCTTGGATGAAGAAGAAAGATGAGCAGCATCTGGCTGATATCTACACAGAGCTGTACATCACAACTGGGAGTGATGCAAACACCAAGAAACAGCATGAGGTCATTCAGATGGAGGTGAAgccaacagaaacagagaagcCAATTAAACCAAGTGACATGTTCAAACCCCCCTCTGACAGATATAAACCCATAAGAACAGTACTGACCAGCGGAATCGCAGGAATTGGAAAAACGTTTGTTGTGCACAAGTTTGTGTTGGACTGGACTAACAAAGAACTCAATCAAGATGTGCATCTCATATTCCCCTTCACCTTCCGCCAGCTGAATTCATGGAAGGGGAAAAAGTTACGTTTGACAGAGCTCATTCATAACTGTATTAGGGAGACGAAAGACATCAAGGAAGAGGCTCTTAATCACATCTTTATGACTCTGCAGTCATCAGGAAACACCAACTACGACAAAAGTAAATTCaaactggtgtttgttttggatgGACTGGATGAAAGCCGCCTTCAACTGAACTGCTCGACTGATGAAATCCAGGACACAGACTTCGATGTTACacagtccacctcagtggatgtgctgctgtcAAACCTCATCAAGAGAAatctgcttccctctgctcgcctctggataaccacacgaccagcagcagccaatcagattcaTTCTGATTTTGTTGAcgtggtgacagaggtcagagggttcactgacccacagaaggaggagtacttcaggaagagattcagagatgaggagcaggccagcagaatcatctcccacatcaagacatcacgaagcctccacatcatgtgccacatcccagtcttctgctggatcactgctacagttctggaggatgtgttgaagaccagagagggaggagagctgcccaagaccctgactcaGATGTATGCAGAGTTCCTGGTGTTTCAGATTcgtcagacaaaaaaaaaatatggccCAGAAAAGTTTGACCAACACATGTGCATGCAGTACATTGAGTCATTAGCAAAACTGGCTTTCCACCAGCTGGAAAAGggcaacctgatcttctatgaaacAGATCTAAAAGAGAGTGGCATTGATGTCAATGGAACCTCAGTGTTCTCAGGAGTGTTCACggagatctttaaagaggaacaTGGGAGGAAGAATGATGAAGTCAAGATGTTCAGCTTCGTCCATCTCagtgttcaggagtttttgGCAGCTTTGTATGTAGAGATGTCactcattaacaaaaacaagaatgtgATGTCAGAACTACCTCAACCCTTAGTCGAACGGATAAGAATGTTTTTCAGCCAAACGTCTGTGACAAATGTCCACAGGTTTGCTATTgacaaggccttacagagtccaaatggacacctggacttatTCCTCCGCTTCCTtctgggtctttcactgcagaccagtCAGACTCTCCCTCAAGGCCTCCTGGAAAAGAAGAGAAGCTCAGAgaccaatcaggaaacagttgagtacatcaagaagaagatcagtgagaatctgtctccagagaaaagcatcaatctgttccactgtctgaatgaactgaatgatggttctctagtggaggagatccaacagtacctgagatcagaaagtctctccacagataaactgtctcctgctcagtggtcagctctggtcttcatcttactgtcatcagaagaagatctggatgtgtttgacctgaagaaatactctgcttcagaggaggttcttttgaggctgctgccagtggtcaaagcctccaacaaagctct GCTGAGTGGCTGtaatctgtcagagagaagctgtgaagctctgtcctcagttctcagctcccagtcctctaatctgagagagctggacctgaatAACAATGACCTGAAGGATTCAGGGGTGAAGCTGCTCGCTGCCTCACTGGAGAGACCACACTGTGCACTGGAGACTCTCAG GCTGAGTGGCTGcaatctgtcagagagaagctgtgaagctctgtcctcagttctcagctccaagttctctagtctgagagagctggacctgagtgatAACGACCTGcgggattcaggagtgaagctgctgtctgttggaatgaagagtccacactgtaaactgaagacgctcag GCTGTCGGGCTGTCTGATTACAGAGGAAGGTTGTACTTCTTTGACTTCAGCTCTGAgatccaacccctcccatctgagaaagctggacctgagctacaatcatccaggagactcaggagtgaagcagctgtcggCCGAGCTGGAGGATCCACACTGGAAACTAGACACTCTCAG GCTGAGTGGCTGTAATCtttcagagagaagctgtgaagctctgtcctcagttctcagctcccagtcctctagtcttagagagctggacctgagagacaatgacctgcaggattcaggaatGAAGCCGCTGTCTCTTGGATTGGAGAGTCCTCACTGTAAACTGGAAAATCTCAG GCTGATgggctgtaacctctcagagagaagctgtgaagctctgtcctcagttctcagctcccagtcctctagtctgagagaactggacctgagtagcaatgacctgcaggattcaggagtgaagttGCTGTGTGTTGAACTGGAAAGTCGACATTGTAAACTGGagactctcag gctgtcaggctgtctgatcacagaagAAGGCTGTAcatctctggcctcagctctgagttCTAACCCCTCCCATCtaagagagctggacctgagctacaatcatccaggagactcaggagtgaagctgctggaggagggtCCACACTGGAAATTAGACACTCTCAG GGTGGAACATGGTGGAGAGCAGAGGCTGAAACCTggtctgaggaagt atgtctgtgaactcacagtggacacaaacacagtaagcAGGAAGATCAAACTgtttgacaacaacaggaaggtgACAGTAGTGGAAGAGGagcagtcatatcctgatcatccagagaggtttgactcTTACTgccctcagctgctgtgtagagatggtctgactggtcgctgttactgggaggtggagtggagaggaatGGTTcatatatcagtgagttacagaggaatcaggaggagaggaaacagagatgACTGTATGTTTGGACAGAAtaatcagtcctggagtctctTCTGCTCCGATTTAGATGGttactctgtctggcacaataacagaaaaacagacattccttcctcctcttcctccgcctCCTCTTCTCCATCGTACTCGTCCTtcgtctccttcttctcctcggACTCTaacagagtagcagtgtatgtggactgtcctgctggcactctgtccttctacagagtctctgactcactgatccacctccacaccttcaacaccacattcactcaacctctttatcctgggtTTGGGTTCTGGTTCTGGCAGAATTCCTCAGTGTCCCTGTGTTCTCTGTAG